TCCTCACATTTACGATTTCTCTGAGATAAGCTCCGCCACCAATAATTTCCTTGCTAAACGGTACTCACCGTCGTCTTCTTCCACCGCGTGCTGGCGGTGCACGCTCCGCGGCAAGGATGTGATAGTGTTCCAGCGCAAGTTCTGGCGGAGGCTGGAGATGGCGCAACTCAAAGAACGATTGTCTGTGATCTGTAGAAGTCATCACAAGAGCATAACCAGGCTTCTCGGAGCGTCGATTTCTGGTGAACACTTATACCTAGTTTATGACTTTGTTAAGGGAGCAAACCTAGCGAATATCCTGAGAAACCAGAGGAACCCGGACTTCACTGTGTTGTCGACTTGGATTTCGAGAATGCAGATCGCCGCGGATCTCGCTGATGGTCTCAATTACATCCACAACAATACTGGATTGAGCATAAGCTTTGTGCATAACCGTATAAAAAGTAACAGCATTGTCATTACGGAGCCTATAAAGAGTAACCGTACATCCATTGCGGAGACTTTGCACAACGCCAAGATATGCCATTTTGGAACGGCCCAATTGTGCGGCGAAACCGACGAGAATCAGCTGCAGCCCCAGGTTTCTAAATATGAAGGCGAAATCGTGGAAGAGGAGTCCTTTTCGTCAACGAAATCTCCGGAGTTGAAGCGAACGAATAGCAGAGCGATGCAATTCGAAGGTGTCAGAGGATACATGTCGCCGGAATTCCAATCCACCGGAGTGGCGACGCAGCAATCAGATGTGTACGCGTTCGGAGTTGTGATCCTGGAACTTTTGTCTGGCGAAGAGCCATTGAAATATAAGTTCGATAAAACGACCGGCGAATTCAGACGAACGTCGGTGATCGACACTGCAAGAGCAGCAATCGACGATACCGATGGTAAAGATGGGAGATTGAGGAGGTGGGTGGACAAGAGGCTGAAGGACTCCTTTCCGGTTGAGGTTGCGGAGAAGGTGACACGTTTAGCACTGGACTGCGTACACGTGGACCCTGATCAACGGCCCGACATGAGCCACGTTTCTGGAAAGATTTCCAAGCTTCTCATACAGTCAAAGAATTGGTTGGATAAGTTGAAGGTTCCTACTGATATCTCGGTCTCGTTGGCTCCTCGTTGAGTTtcccccttttttattttaaatccttttatcAATTGTTGGGCGGCGTCGTTTTGATTGTGACGCAACTGGTGGACATTATATATTTGTTGCGGCCAATTTTCAACCCTTTTTTGGGGTTTAATCATGATTTCGAGATTTCAATAAATGGTGCCTGAGATTAAGAAACTAGATTGATCCAATGCTAGAAAGTCTCCAGAAAAGACTCAGTATCTTAGTTCCAATCCATTGCCCTTAACTAAAACATCAACTAAACATGGTTGACCCTAAAAGTGGTCATTTTTAGAGTGATGATGACTCACGCCGCCCTGACGCCCTTGTTTGGCTAACCGCTAACGCACCCAGGACCTTAGAATGTAATTGTAACAAAGTGGGCGCACGGCTCACCCCCTATTCACTGGAGCACCGTGTACATGCGATCAGAAACAACGCGTGCGCGCATGAAGTAGTCAAGCAACCCATCATACCCAAATAACAAACGCGTGCGCGCATGGAGTAGTAAAGCAACCCATCATTCCCAAATAATAACAAACATGAGAGGTATATGGGAAAGCGCGTAAAAAAATGACATCTGTCATTGTTTTTTTAGTCCATATGAAGTTGATCCCATTTAGCAGTGGTTTTGTTTTTACGTATCTGCAGGAGAACGACATGTCAATCAAAAGTTTCAACAACCAGTTACAAGCAATTGGATTCAGAGATTGAAGATTGCTTGTACAAGCAACACGTTCAGCCATCCATCCCACTCAAAGGATTTAGACATAAAACCACCATGCCTGTACATGCCAAGTAGAGAAGAAAACTGATCGGTATTTGATGGGGGTGAACCTTCATTTTCAACTGTTCGTTTTTCCCAGTAAAACATTTCGAGTCTGTAAGTGGTTCAGTTCACATTTCAAGTAACTTTTTTGCTCTATAAGACTATATTACCCTTTTACAGCAGTCGACATGGGAACCAGTTTACCCGTGGAGGAAGGGATGGGAGACACAACAGGAGTACACGTATCCTTGGACTTGCGTCCTCTTGGGTATGGATAAATGAGGGCCAGCTCTCTCACACGGCCCAGAACAGACTGCGGAATTTGGTGGGATGCATGCTTGCGTCCTTGCTCGACCTGCATCAACCATGTTGTTAAAGAGATCTCAGCTTCTATGATAAAAATGCAATTTACAAGAATTAAAGTATGAGAAAGTGTAGTCCTCTCTCCTGGGCAACACACTGCAAAAGTTAGAAAACAGATCAATGCTCACCCTTCTTCAGAGCAAAGGCAAGAGTGGTCaacaagaaacaaagaaaatcagTATACAGTATAAATAGGCATCTGCAAGCCGCCCAAAATCATTACATTATTGTGATGTAATTGAAGGAATCATTATGGAACATGACTTAACttatagtttgaaattttacaaaaatatgaaagtgACGAGTTTCCGCTTTGCCATCATCAGTCTGGTGCATCTTTCTACCTATTGCATGCATATGACATTTCTTGTATCTAGACAACCTCAGATACCTAGGAATGCCAAGATTTTGACAATTGAAAGAATCATGTAGTATCCATGAGATTTAGAATATACCAAAGATCAGTCCAAATagaataaactaataatttgaTCAGCCTAAGTTCCGATTTCATTATAATAATGTCTATTGATATAGTTTAAAAGggcaacaaaaaagaaaaaaattatgaaacaaaaagaaaccagTTTTAGTCCAACCTCTCTCTTATTATGCAACCTTGTGCAGCTAGCTCTTAGAAGATTACGCCATTTGTCCTGAAATCCCAGGTTGGATACCAAATATCAGATCCTGAAGaataacatatatcaaatttatcATACAAAAACTGAAAAGTGCCAATACCTTAAGATCTACAGATGTCCGATGAGTAGATGATGAAAAAAGTAGCCGCTTTATTTCAGTCCACCTTCCAACACCATACTGAGAAACACCTTCAATCAACTTCATCACCTCAGAAAGCGTCCACAACATATGGTGTTTTCTACGACTTCTACCTTTTTGAGTATTTATAATTGTGATACAATCGTCTTCAGACATATCATCTTGAGATTCAGCTGGAAAAGGCTCCATTTCAGAAATTTCATTTGGAACCAAGCTTCCACTGTCCTTGCAATCCTCAGATTCCTGGCACCCCTGCacaaaaatgacatttatgaAATTTGATGTCAAGAAATTTTACTCAAGAATCACATGTATTTAGCCAAACATGCATATATGTGTGAATAACAATTAAAATAGCTCTAGGGAAATGAGAATGGATACATCTATAAACCATATACAATATCGAGCAAGGAGAATACTGTGATGTCAATATTGATTTGAGAATATTGGGAAGACCTATCTGGCTGCTGAAGGAATAAGATGTGGAAGAAAAGTGTCATCTTTGAGAAAAGAACCACCTTAGTCCATCCCATGGAAATGAAACTTTTATACCACAACGAAACTctcaagaagaagaacaacccATGTTTTCAACCAAGTTGGAACAACCCATCTTCTCAGCTGAATCAACAGCCAAATTCAGGCTTTAAAACACCTGTGAAAAGGTAAAACATATAACAAACTTTCGTGCAATCCATTCAACAAGAACATGCTTACCAAAATTGATGTATTTCTCTTTGAGCACCCTTCCTGTACAGGAAGACCAAATGGTACTTGGATACAGGCTCCTTCAAAGAATTCCTGTTGACAATCCAATGATGATGCTCCAAATCCAGCTTGGCGATGCTGCTCATGAGATCCAACATGTGGAAATTTATCCTTCGACCTTTTATAAGAAATTCCACATTTTCTACTATGATATTTTCCTTTCTGCTCTGAAGGTTCTTCAATGTACCTCCGAGTGGGCTTACGCAATCTTTTTTGTGTAACAAGCAAATCTTTTTCTCCTGAATCTAGAATACAAAATCCAACTCTGTTATCATCAGAAGATAATGCCTGCAAAGAATCATTTTTCACTTGTTGGCGTCCTGACACTGTTTTATCATTGACCACACTTGAGAAGGAGATGGATGCACTGCTGCAGAACTCATTCCTAGATGAGAAGTTTGATTTGGCTTCATTGTCATTGAAAGTTACACCCTGTTTCAAGAGGTTCAAACCGTTGTCCAACTCTACAAGGTTCTGCAAACCAAATGAAATATGGAGTTTTAGCCACTGCTTGTCCTTAATTGATGTTCCTCCTCCAAATATGTTCTTAAAGTCTTCATGTAATCCATGAATTGTCATGTTGTCATGCAAAGAAGAATTCTGATTATAAGTATATTTAACACCAGAATCTCTTCCATTGAAACTTGAAGAGGGGCTCTCCAAACCCAAGTTTCCAAAAGAGGAGCCTCCACATGGACCATGCTCCAAATTTGGAACTGGATCAGCAAGTTTGGTATCTacaaaaaaatgtagaaaagaaaacccaaaaaagacaacagagagagagagagagagagagagaaaaggaaaaaaattaggatggCAAAATAGAGCAGCAATcgacataaaaataataataataataagaatgtATATCACAGAAGGATTTACCCAAAAGAAAATCTTCACAAGAACATGGTACTTTATTCATCCCTTGAAGAACTCCTTCAGTTCCTTCCAGCATTCCATCAAGAAACTACAAATGAAGAGCCTCCTCATGATAGCACTAAACACTTTTTAACTAACTAATTTATCTATACATTTCCTCACAGATAAAGACTGTTGCCTGAAGCAGAACATTATTAAATGAagcaaaaaaacatgtttgaggGGCATAGCTTTACCAAACATGGGCAGTCTGAATCCATCAGTAAGCAAGAAGATGACAAACCAATTCAATTTAATAGATACACACGTTTCAGAAAACATTCATTCCTAGAAATAAAATCTAAATGCATCTTCAGACGTTAAATTTTGTGCAGGGAGAGCATATGGTGTACATTAGCATTTTACTAAATTTGAaagttaagaaaattaattctcTCCAATTTTTTATGCTTCTAAGGGCcattagagaatttttttttttttttgatgcaGTTAATAAGACTTCCTACTCGGCACTTTTTAACGAaaaatcttctcattttttgaGCTTCAAAGGGATAGCTCAAAATTTTACTTCGTGCCCCCACGGGCAAGGATTAGAtcagaaaaaattcaaaaagatttCCAAAGGTCTGATCACCTAGAAGGAAGGAAAATGCATCTATTGAGATGGCTAATTGTTTGTAAGGATAAGAAGTATGATGGTTTAGGGATCAGGAGGTTGAAGGTTTTAAACCGACCTTACTAGGTAAATGGTTATTAAGGTTTGCCAATGACAATGACAGTACATGGAGAAAGTTCATTCAAGCCAAATATAAGGAAATGGATGAGGGATGGAGCACCCTAGAGGTGAGTATCTTTTGGAGTGAACTTTAGGAAGATCATTAGAAGAGTATGGGATGATTTTAAGATTGGAACAGCTATTCAGATTTAGAAATGGTATGTACACTAAATTCTGGTGGAACAGATGGGTGGATGAGAGTCACAGTAAGCGGTTTTCCGCACTCTTTGAGAAAGGAGAACAAATGCATGTTGATGCATTTTATGATGCAAATTGGGCTGGTTTAGTAAATCAAATGAGATCTACTTCTGGGTATTGTACATTTGTTGGAGGTAACATAGTACCTTGAAGGAGTAAAAAACATTCATTTGTTGTAAAGTGTAGTGCAGAGACTTAATTCAGAGCTGTTGTACAAGGTATCTGTGAGTTGCTATGGTTGAAGATGCTATTTAGGAATTGAAATTTTCTTGTGACTCCTAGGAAATTatattgtgacaataaagctGCTATCAATATTGCTCATATTTCAGTACAACATGGTCGCACCAAGCATGGCGAGGTACATTGACACTTTTATCAAGGAGAAACAGGAAAAAGGAGTAATATGCATATCATGTCTCTACTAACCGAGAGCTGGCTGATGCACCACCAAAGGGCTTCCTAGACAGTTGTTTGATGATTTTACAAGCAAGCTAAGAATGATTGACTATTCAAACCAGCTTGCAGGGGAGTATGGGAAAGATGAtagatttgaaaaataattgaatgatcAGTCTGGATATGTGTACAGGATTTAGTGTGCATAATCTCAGGATAGTTAGTGTCCTGATTTTATGGGAtttgttcatttcctttttcttctacaGCCTGTTAATATCAAATTATCAGTGAGAAATATACAGAATTCTTCCATAATTGTGCATAAAAAGAATAGTTCAAGAGCAGAACAAGTGGAACTAAAGGCGTAAAAAGTAGTGGGATAATATGACACAATGCAACCACTACCAACAAGAGCTTTTGGCAATAATACATACTAATATATATAGCAAACAGATCTAATTATGGAAGAAAAAGATAACATCTAGACATATCCTCATAAAGATATGCTGAAAAACCAAAGAACAGCCAAATATAGAATATGATCATACTTCTAGGCTTGCATGCTCTTCTTCTCGAGTGAGATTAGAATCCAGTGCATCTGAGTTACAAATCACATATGAAAGCATTATTAGAAAAGCAAATAactaaacaaatagaaaaagctaaacCAACTATAAACAAAAAAGAGATACCCAAATTGCTCAACAAAAAACACCAACTCTCATCAAGTGCTAGTAACACCCCCAATCTTCAAATCAACAGAACAAGACATCCATTGTGTTTCTCTGTTGAATTACTAGTTAAAACATAGTTTACAAAGGAATGTGTTAGCATTGAACCATTAAAATAGCCCTGACTTCTGTAAGAAGCTCCAAATGTCAAAACTGAAGAACAAGCAAACCATTTTGCATTTGTTTGCCTCACTAAGACTATCTCAATAACACTCTACAAACTAGGTACTATTGCCCCAACAAAAGTTTCAGCTTCTAGGAAGCTTTAGAACATCAGAACCAAATGTTGTAGgtagaaaaagaaatcatagaAACCATGTGTtggaaacatgaagaaccatcAATTCAGTAGGCATAATGTCAAAGAACAAaccaaattccattttctttacaGGGGCAGACcaaattctatttataattaattaaatacattaaaaatctCCATAAAGAGATGCACATAAATGTGAACATGCAAACTATAATCTAACAATCAAGAATGTTGACAACTATTTTGCATGCATCAATATGTGCAGACATCAATGTGTGCTATTCTCACAAGCCAACtagttttttaatctttaagAGAGAACAAGACAAGGCATTCATGTTACTTGTATAACCTCATGTTGTATACGAAGTGATTTTTTACATGAATAGCTCAGATAAAATGTATCATACAACCACCCCATAGTCCATAGTAATGACACATGTAGCACCCTTTTTAAGCCAGATATCAGTGGGCCAATTAATGGGCTAAGCCAGAATGAACTACTAAACATTTCTGCAAGCTGATTTATGACCTTGAcaagtgaaatagaaaaatcaacatGTAATGATGTCTCTAATCTTCAGATACAAGAGCTCCCAACTGGCATGACTAACCGAAGCACATTTACAAGtgaatttttttcaagaaagtGTAGGGAAGCATGGTGATTTTGAAAGCCAATTAGAATTGAGTTTCCAAGACAAA
The sequence above is drawn from the Vitis riparia cultivar Riparia Gloire de Montpellier isolate 1030 chromosome 6, EGFV_Vit.rip_1.0, whole genome shotgun sequence genome and encodes:
- the LOC117916907 gene encoding uncharacterized protein LOC117916907 isoform X3 → MRHGHEEQKLDTPKNTSSTLDEGANMFTYKLIEAEGNGSLFPYPEDEGIGVEYLLAEPKCNNLVDDVLGFETLNPQKFFSVGDFSLAVENDQRKIDGDALDSNLTREEEHASLEFLDGMLEGTEGVLQGMNKVPCSCEDFLLDTKLADPVPNLEHGPCGGSSFGNLGLESPSSSFNGRDSGVKYTYNQNSSLHDNMTIHGLHEDFKNIFGGGTSIKDKQWLKLHISFGLQNLVELDNGLNLLKQGVTFNDNEAKSNFSSRNEFCSSASISFSSVVNDKTVSGRQQVKNDSLQALSSDDNRVGFCILDSGEKDLLVTQKRLRKPTRRYIEEPSEQKGKYHSRKCGISYKRSKDKFPHVGSHEQHRQAGFGASSLDCQQEFFEGACIQVPFGLPVQEGCSKRNTSILGCQESEDCKDSGSLVPNEISEMEPFPAESQDDMSEDDCITIINTQKGRSRRKHHMLWTLSEVMKLIEGVSQYGVGRWTEIKRLLFSSSTHRTSVDLKDKWRNLLRASCTRLHNKREVEQGRKHASHQIPQSVLGRVRELALIYPYPRGRKSKDTCTPVVSPIPSSTGKLVPMSTAVKG
- the LOC117916907 gene encoding uncharacterized protein LOC117916907 isoform X1, translating into MSFKCSDFTWCDVFLVLDFMPGILKKMLRHGHEEQKLDTPKNTSSTLDEGANMFTYKLIEAEGNGSLFPYPEDEGIGVEYLLAEPKCNNLVDDVLGFETLNPQKFFSVGDFSLAVENDQRKIDGDALDSNLTREEEHASLEFLDGMLEGTEGVLQGMNKVPCSCEDFLLDTKLADPVPNLEHGPCGGSSFGNLGLESPSSSFNGRDSGVKYTYNQNSSLHDNMTIHGLHEDFKNIFGGGTSIKDKQWLKLHISFGLQNLVELDNGLNLLKQGVTFNDNEAKSNFSSRNEFCSSASISFSSVVNDKTVSGRQQVKNDSLQALSSDDNRVGFCILDSGEKDLLVTQKRLRKPTRRYIEEPSEQKGKYHSRKCGISYKRSKDKFPHVGSHEQHRQAGFGASSLDCQQEFFEGACIQVPFGLPVQEGCSKRNTSILGCQESEDCKDSGSLVPNEISEMEPFPAESQDDMSEDDCITIINTQKGRSRRKHHMLWTLSEVMKLIEGVSQYGVGRWTEIKRLLFSSSTHRTSVDLKDKWRNLLRASCTRLHNKREVEQGRKHASHQIPQSVLGRVRELALIYPYPRGRKSKDTCTPVVSPIPSSTGKLVPMSTAVKG
- the LOC117916907 gene encoding uncharacterized protein LOC117916907 isoform X2; the encoded protein is MLRHGHEEQKLDTPKNTSSTLDEGANMFTYKLIEAEGNGSLFPYPEDEGIGVEYLLAEPKCNNLVDDVLGFETLNPQKFFSVGDFSLAVENDQRKIDGDALDSNLTREEEHASLEFLDGMLEGTEGVLQGMNKVPCSCEDFLLDTKLADPVPNLEHGPCGGSSFGNLGLESPSSSFNGRDSGVKYTYNQNSSLHDNMTIHGLHEDFKNIFGGGTSIKDKQWLKLHISFGLQNLVELDNGLNLLKQGVTFNDNEAKSNFSSRNEFCSSASISFSSVVNDKTVSGRQQVKNDSLQALSSDDNRVGFCILDSGEKDLLVTQKRLRKPTRRYIEEPSEQKGKYHSRKCGISYKRSKDKFPHVGSHEQHRQAGFGASSLDCQQEFFEGACIQVPFGLPVQEGCSKRNTSILGCQESEDCKDSGSLVPNEISEMEPFPAESQDDMSEDDCITIINTQKGRSRRKHHMLWTLSEVMKLIEGVSQYGVGRWTEIKRLLFSSSTHRTSVDLKDKWRNLLRASCTRLHNKREVEQGRKHASHQIPQSVLGRVRELALIYPYPRGRKSKDTCTPVVSPIPSSTGKLVPMSTAVKG
- the LOC117916909 gene encoding lysM domain receptor-like kinase 3, producing the protein MCRSKMATDVVQSSGKQRTSTTKSRSSTATSSTSETSTKQGTPRIPQITRPRPSTGTASTSEASTSNVSSVPYATGSSYIGSSVTSISSRTSLSSLRDSLPENPHIYDFSEISSATNNFLAKRYSPSSSSTACWRCTLRGKDVIVFQRKFWRRLEMAQLKERLSVICRSHHKSITRLLGASISGEHLYLVYDFVKGANLANILRNQRNPDFTVLSTWISRMQIAADLADGLNYIHNNTGLSISFVHNRIKSNSIVITEPIKSNRTSIAETLHNAKICHFGTAQLCGETDENQLQPQVSKYEGEIVEEESFSSTKSPELKRTNSRAMQFEGVRGYMSPEFQSTGVATQQSDVYAFGVVILELLSGEEPLKYKFDKTTGEFRRTSVIDTARAAIDDTDGKDGRLRRWVDKRLKDSFPVEVAEKVTRLALDCVHVDPDQRPDMSHVSGKISKLLIQSKNWLDKLKVPTDISVSLAPR